The sequence below is a genomic window from Glycine max cultivar Williams 82 chromosome 20, Glycine_max_v4.0, whole genome shotgun sequence.
agaagaagaagaaaagctcTTATGATAGGGATGGTCATGTGAAGGgtaaatgataattatatatgcACACAGGAATGGTTAACACTCAGCATATCCTCATTGTTCCAATATTGTACTAatttgtgttttgctgtgaaagGACGGTAGGTATACGGATTCAAATTCATCGATCAACCTATTAAGCTGACGAATATTGCGGGTAACAAGTTTTTTGAACATACTCCATTAATGGACATGGCAGCGGACTTTATCTACAAACTCATGAATTATCTGTTATccaatgtaaaaatattattaatttgttatgttaaaattttgttaatttattgggTTTATGAAACATTTGATCTATAATATTTAATGGGTATCTCTTATACCATTTTTggttatatatgatttttttgcttaaaaaaatgatttttatctttaatttatgttgttgttaacgttatatttaaaatattgacatattttagttttaaaaataaaatcattttttctttttttaattttattcattttttattttttaataaatattttttccaaattaCTATTTGGACCCATGAACCAGTCTCTTTATTCACGAGCTCTTACAGTTAGCTATGAATcttaaaaaagataactttattttgtaaattaaacttaTGGGGTTCATCTACAATGCTTGAGAATTGGTGCAGTCCATATAACCACCATAGCCGTTTGTGAAAATACAGCCGAAACATGCATAGTAAACAGGCAATCGTGACTTGAAGGATATTGCAGCTAGCTACATTACGTAACCTTTCCAGATTGAAATTTTAGCTTGATTAAgacaacatattttatattatatatcagCTTTGCTGATTAGTTAAATTCTTCTTGCACGAACAATTACGCACGAGATAGACACTGTTTTATTGAATAActtaagttaaaatttgaaaagtaaGTCTGATGTATGACGGAAAACATAGTGGATCATTGATACTGATAGAAGGATTTGTTGAATTTTGTCTAGTAATATTTAGAATTTCTTTCCCTCTGTATATATTGTGGCGATTACAAGAGTTAAGTATTTGATTCGtttctcatttaaaataataataataattattattgcataaatttcattaaaaataaattataagatataaggaaaaatgaaaattaatttagtcaTCATGCACATACAAGCATGAATCACATTATTCATTGAACTAAAAAAGGATATTTAAGATGACACATGTTGCAAATCAGACACATATCAAACCACTTGGGATTTCCTTATCGATTAGCTAGGACAACACATGTTGTAAATCAGGCAAGTGatgaaatcttattttatataatatagtaaataagttaattaaatttttaactaatttcattaaatatttttatcaactcTAGTCAGCtaacttaatatttaattttcaacttgtaatttctagttttaattaactTATGAGTTAATTTTGCAAATAACTCCCTTAATTAATATCcttacaaataacaaaaataaacaataagataagtgaaaatgagaattaaattaatcatcaatGCACTTACATGCATGAATCACATTATTCATTgaattagaaagaaagaaaaaaggttcAGATCAAAACAACATTAGCTAGAAGCAATAACAACAAACTATGGAAGCGAAAGTAGCTAGGATGATGTAGGGTTGCGAATCAGTCACATATGAAACCATTTGGAACTTTCTTGTCGCAAGTGTTGATAAGCTTGGTAAAGGAAATGGGAATATCAAGGTTGATGCCCATAATGTTTGCTTTCAGGGCAGTGCAAACACACAATGCAACTTCAAAGTCATAAAGGCCTTCGATCGCAGAGCAACAATGTGTCTTTAAAGGTAAACCCATCGAAAAGTTCATCCATCCATTAAGAATACCTGAGCACACACCTAGTTTGAGAACGTCACGAGGACATCCCGTTGTTGCATTCAACGAAGGAGTAGAAGTAACTGTAATAGAAGTAGTAGTAATACTCGTGTTTGTTACGGGTGGACACTTG
It includes:
- the LOC102666478 gene encoding 14 kDa proline-rich protein DC2.15, whose amino-acid sequence is MAPKMCVIVALNVVMFFALVSGCDKCPPVTNTSITTTSITVTSTPSLNATTGCPRDVLKLGVCSGILNGWMNFSMGLPLKTHCCSAIEGLYDFEVALCVCTALKANIMGINLDIPISFTKLINTCDKKVPNGFICD